One Anolis carolinensis isolate JA03-04 chromosome 5, rAnoCar3.1.pri, whole genome shotgun sequence DNA segment encodes these proteins:
- the c5h22orf23 gene encoding UPF0193 protein EVG1 isoform X1, producing the protein MVTGAAGSGITMTFRERNIPAVAKGTGFWHVPTGIKYSHETQELLKVMMQESKLTSFQQRHLTNCMKRGDPLPVHCNPTSSREPQVPKCVSPPKAFISIGPYGRPHLRPAQNCQAGDAYMREKFRPQPTRDLEKEKERLQNILATGKDKKMKKPQKQPVKVEEEVPELDRFDELVNEIQDRQKFLAEMEGLGQGKLYHGMILTEISQKLHEMELIDKQRSTELKDAMAKSFNIGNKPDPQSTEGDQ; encoded by the exons ATGGTGACGGGAGCCGCCGGCTCGG GTATAACTATGACTTTCCGAGAGAGAAACATACCAGCTGTGGCAAAAGGCACTGGCTTCTGGCATGTGCCCACTGGGATCAAATACAGCCATGAAACACAAGAACTACTAAAAG tgATGATGCAAGAATCCAAGCTTACTAGCTTCCAGCAACGTCATCTCACAAACTGCATGAAAC GAGGTGACCCCTTGCCTGTTCACTGCAACCCAACATCCAGCAGAGAACCACAGGTTCCAAAGTGTGTCTCACCACCAAAGGCTTTTATCTCCATCGGTCCCTATGGTAGACCTCATCTACGTCCTGCACAGAATTGCCAGGCAGGAGATGCGTATATGCGAGAGAAATTCAGGCCCCAACCCACCA GAGatttggagaaggagaaggaaaggctcCAAAACATCTTAGCAACTGGAAaggataaaaaaatgaaaaagcccCAGAAGCAACCAGTCAAAGTGGAAGAAGAGGTACCAGAACTGGACCGGTTCGATGAAT TGGTGAATGAAATCCAAGATCGACAGAAGTTTCTGGCAGAGATGGAGGGTCTGGGACAGGGAAAACTGTACCACGGGATGATCCTCACTGAAATATCACAG AAACTGCATGAGATGGAGTTAATTGACAAGCAGAGAAGCACAGAACTGAAAGATGCAATGGCTAAATCCTTCAATATAGGCAACAAACCTGATCCCCAAAGCACAGAGGGAGACCAGTAG
- the c5h22orf23 gene encoding UPF0193 protein EVG1 isoform X2: protein MTFRERNIPAVAKGTGFWHVPTGIKYSHETQELLKVMMQESKLTSFQQRHLTNCMKRGDPLPVHCNPTSSREPQVPKCVSPPKAFISIGPYGRPHLRPAQNCQAGDAYMREKFRPQPTRDLEKEKERLQNILATGKDKKMKKPQKQPVKVEEEVPELDRFDELVNEIQDRQKFLAEMEGLGQGKLYHGMILTEISQKLHEMELIDKQRSTELKDAMAKSFNIGNKPDPQSTEGDQ from the exons ATGACTTTCCGAGAGAGAAACATACCAGCTGTGGCAAAAGGCACTGGCTTCTGGCATGTGCCCACTGGGATCAAATACAGCCATGAAACACAAGAACTACTAAAAG tgATGATGCAAGAATCCAAGCTTACTAGCTTCCAGCAACGTCATCTCACAAACTGCATGAAAC GAGGTGACCCCTTGCCTGTTCACTGCAACCCAACATCCAGCAGAGAACCACAGGTTCCAAAGTGTGTCTCACCACCAAAGGCTTTTATCTCCATCGGTCCCTATGGTAGACCTCATCTACGTCCTGCACAGAATTGCCAGGCAGGAGATGCGTATATGCGAGAGAAATTCAGGCCCCAACCCACCA GAGatttggagaaggagaaggaaaggctcCAAAACATCTTAGCAACTGGAAaggataaaaaaatgaaaaagcccCAGAAGCAACCAGTCAAAGTGGAAGAAGAGGTACCAGAACTGGACCGGTTCGATGAAT TGGTGAATGAAATCCAAGATCGACAGAAGTTTCTGGCAGAGATGGAGGGTCTGGGACAGGGAAAACTGTACCACGGGATGATCCTCACTGAAATATCACAG AAACTGCATGAGATGGAGTTAATTGACAAGCAGAGAAGCACAGAACTGAAAGATGCAATGGCTAAATCCTTCAATATAGGCAACAAACCTGATCCCCAAAGCACAGAGGGAGACCAGTAG